The Microbacterium sp. LKL04 sequence ACGACCTGTCGGGTCGCACCGCGCACGGGGGCTACGAACGGATGCCGTCGGCACGCCGCCAGCCGGCGGCATCCCTCACCACCGCGCCGCCGCGCTCGAAGGCCTCGAGCCACCCGGTCATCGGCCACTCGTCCCAGCGTCGATGGAAGAGCGCGCCGTTGCGGAGGATGTCGTCGACGTGCTGCCACGGGGGTGATGACGTCGGGTGGTACTGGTGGTAGGCGTGCGCTCCGCCCGTCCAGACGAGCGGGATTCCGTGCGACCGCATCCGGAACGCGAAGTCGGTGTCCTCGCCGCCATACCCCTCGTAGGCCTCGTCGAATCCGCCGATGCGCCGCCAGGTCTCGGGCGTGAGGGCGAACGAGAGCGACCAGAACAGTGCGTACTCCGCGTCGGTGGCGACACGATCCTCGTCGTCGGCGGGCATCGGGCGAGCCGCGTGCGGTGCGGTGTGAGCGACCAGGTCGGCGGGGTCGGATGCCGTGACCCCCTCGGCGAGGTAGGTGACCGGTCCGCACAGCACGGCATCCGCGTGGCGCCCTGCCGCCTCGCCGTAACGGCGCAGCAGGTCGGGCCCCGGGATGCAGTCCGCGTCGAGGAAGACGAGCAACTCGGCGCCCTCGGCGGCGGCGGCGCCCGCGTTGCGCCCGGCGGCCAGTCGCAGCCCCTCGGGTCCAGGAGGCACCCGGAGGACCGTCTCGGCGTCCAGCTCCGGCGGCTCGTCGTCGCCGATCCAGACGACGATGCGGCGGACGTCCGGCACGCCCGCCAGGGCCCGTAACTGCGCGCGCAGGTGCTCGACACGCGGCAGTGAGCACATGCTGACGACGGCAATGCTCATCGGTCGCCCCGCACGGTGTCGACGATGGCCGAGGCCGCACGCTCCGGCGCGCCCGCCACCTCCCAGCGCTCCCATTCCGGCTGCGCGGTCGACGCGCGGTCGACGAGCTCCGGCCACCCCGCCGCGTCGGGCCATTCGTCCGAGACCTGAGCGAGGCCGGCGCGGCGAAGGGCGCGTCCTGTCTCGCGCTGCTCGTCGAACGGACGATCCTGCGGGACGACGATCGCGGGAGCGTGTGCGGCGGCGAGGTCGGCGACGGCGTTCTGGCCGGCGTACGAGACGACGACCGCCGCGGAGGTCAGCGCCTCCCAGGGGTCGTCGGCCCAGGCGCTGCCCCCGAGGACTCGCCACGGCCGACCCGTCGCCTTCTCGGCATCCCGGATCGCCGCCGGCCCCACGGCGGACCCGCCCGCTCCGGCCAGCAGGACGACCTCATCGGAGCGCCCGCTCCGCGGATAGCGGCTCGAGAAACGGCTGATCCCGCCCGTGTGCACGACCTTGTCGCCGAGCGCCTCGAGGTGCGGAGGCGACAGGATACCGCGCGCCCACGGTGCCAGGACGGTGTCGGCTGCCGCGAAGCCGAGCAGGTGAGGGCGGTCGACACGGTTGCCCGGCTGCGTCACCACGACGGTGCGCAGCCCCAGCAGGCGGGCGAGGAGCGTCACCTCGACGGACGTGTCGACGACCATGGCGTCCCACCGCCGCGCGGTCGCCGCAGCGGCGATGACCGAGAGTCGAGAGCGGTGACCGACGTGTCCGATGGGTGCCCAGTGCAGCAGCCCGTCCACGGTCGGGTCGACGGGATCGCCGCCGTCGTCGTCGCGCTCGAGGACGGTCCAGGTCCACCCCGAGGGCAGACCGGGCGGAGCAGGGAGGCTGCTGAGGCAGTCGACCGCGGCGTCCAGGTGCGGGGCGATCGCGAGCAGGCGGGTGAGGTGCCCGCGGCCGTGGTTGTGGACGTACCACCCGAGTCGGGGCGCGCCGTCGCTCACGCGGCGCTCTCCGTCGCGAGCAGTCGCGCGAAGCTCGCCTCGAGGGCGTCGATGCGCAGGTCGAGCGAGAAGCGGCGCTCGGCGGTCTCGCGGACGACCGCGCGGAA is a genomic window containing:
- a CDS encoding glycosyltransferase, translated to MSDGAPRLGWYVHNHGRGHLTRLLAIAPHLDAAVDCLSSLPAPPGLPSGWTWTVLERDDDGGDPVDPTVDGLLHWAPIGHVGHRSRLSVIAAAATARRWDAMVVDTSVEVTLLARLLGLRTVVVTQPGNRVDRPHLLGFAAADTVLAPWARGILSPPHLEALGDKVVHTGGISRFSSRYPRSGRSDEVVLLAGAGGSAVGPAAIRDAEKATGRPWRVLGGSAWADDPWEALTSAAVVVSYAGQNAVADLAAAHAPAIVVPQDRPFDEQRETGRALRRAGLAQVSDEWPDAAGWPELVDRASTAQPEWERWEVAGAPERAASAIVDTVRGDR
- a CDS encoding glycosyltransferase family 2 protein, with the translated sequence MSIAVVSMCSLPRVEHLRAQLRALAGVPDVRRIVVWIGDDEPPELDAETVLRVPPGPEGLRLAAGRNAGAAAAEGAELLVFLDADCIPGPDLLRRYGEAAGRHADAVLCGPVTYLAEGVTASDPADLVAHTAPHAARPMPADDEDRVATDAEYALFWSLSFALTPETWRRIGGFDEAYEGYGGEDTDFAFRMRSHGIPLVWTGGAHAYHQYHPTSSPPWQHVDDILRNGALFHRRWDEWPMTGWLEAFERGGAVVRDAAGWRRADGIRS